In Bacillus sp. SB49, a single window of DNA contains:
- a CDS encoding alpha/beta hydrolase, which yields MTMATWSHYRARDFSSLPYIAFQRSPGNKEAIIMIHGITAELDHHKKFASFCKRKADVFLPLLRGYDQKGKRGDIDYLGQYDDDLSDFIHFIRKQGYGRIVLAGHSMGCANILRLMDLHPDIAEEYLFIAPFFHPTLPVYHDDATEQGKPETDVDYVIHDKKMIALVALHKMNIHRFDDAHVAEIPDEFHYSNRLKLSFRLLLSRFPEKIVNDLFSGMEDRVSIFIGDEDEVIVHPLLKNWVKETWGLDVLLIPGVDHNHILHHSDLHRVIAGRHAEEQ from the coding sequence ATGACTATGGCGACCTGGTCCCACTACAGGGCAAGGGATTTCTCTTCTCTTCCCTATATAGCATTCCAACGTTCACCCGGTAACAAAGAAGCGATCATTATGATTCATGGAATCACAGCTGAACTGGATCACCACAAGAAATTCGCATCTTTCTGTAAGCGAAAGGCAGATGTCTTCCTGCCCCTCCTTAGAGGATACGACCAGAAAGGAAAAAGAGGGGATATTGACTATTTGGGACAATATGATGACGATTTATCAGATTTTATCCACTTCATTCGGAAGCAGGGATACGGGCGGATTGTGCTTGCAGGCCACTCCATGGGATGCGCGAATATTTTGAGGTTGATGGATCTCCATCCGGATATAGCAGAGGAGTATCTATTCATTGCTCCCTTCTTCCATCCAACCCTTCCTGTCTATCATGACGATGCTACCGAACAAGGGAAGCCTGAAACAGATGTCGATTACGTCATTCATGACAAGAAAATGATTGCTCTCGTAGCGCTTCACAAAATGAACATACACCGCTTTGATGATGCGCATGTCGCAGAGATACCAGATGAATTCCATTACAGCAACCGTTTGAAACTAAGTTTCCGCCTGCTTCTGTCGAGGTTTCCGGAGAAGATCGTCAACGATCTGTTTTCCGGCATGGAAGATCGCGTTTCCATCTTTATCGGTGATGAGGATGAGGTTATTGTTCATCCACTCCTTAAGAATTGGGTGAAGGAGACGTGGGGATTGGACGTCCTGCTGATTCCAGGGGTTGACCATAACCATATCCTTCATCATTCTGATCTCCATCGCGTGATTGCAGGGCGTCATGCAGAGGAACAGTAA
- a CDS encoding gamma-glutamylcyclotransferase — MLVFVYGSLMTGMENHHVLSQAPLLAKEARVNGRLYEGESYYPLLVEEPGAWTYGELYEVDERDLVSLDALEEYDPETDKGTFIRKSLPVWTDSGKEEAYVYVASEESLGKPVASGNWKVHRLLVNGGSCYYFAYGSCMDDERFAKHGVDRLFQNVTGRGSAKGYRLGFTYPLPDGARADLVEAEGNVEGVVYEINEEARQYLYRREGVDRGGYRPMVLPVALASGNQVEALSFTVREKQPESAPPFHYAKEIHRGAGRYLSRSYVDEIEKRFAEEVCGEEFRNYLLKRS, encoded by the coding sequence ATGCTTGTATTTGTTTATGGATCCTTGATGACAGGGATGGAAAACCATCATGTGTTGTCTCAGGCGCCCCTTCTCGCAAAGGAAGCACGTGTAAACGGAAGGCTATATGAAGGAGAATCCTATTATCCGCTGCTTGTGGAGGAGCCAGGAGCCTGGACATATGGGGAGTTGTATGAGGTCGATGAAAGAGACCTTGTTTCTCTCGATGCTTTGGAGGAATATGATCCGGAAACGGATAAGGGAACTTTTATAAGAAAAAGCCTTCCTGTCTGGACCGACAGTGGAAAGGAAGAAGCATATGTCTATGTCGCTTCTGAAGAGTCATTGGGAAAACCAGTAGCATCCGGCAATTGGAAAGTCCACCGCCTGTTGGTAAACGGGGGCTCCTGCTATTATTTTGCTTACGGTTCCTGTATGGATGATGAACGATTCGCAAAACATGGGGTCGATCGTCTATTTCAAAACGTTACCGGAAGAGGATCGGCGAAGGGCTACCGCCTTGGATTCACATACCCTCTTCCCGACGGGGCAAGGGCAGATCTTGTAGAAGCAGAAGGCAATGTTGAAGGTGTCGTGTATGAGATTAACGAGGAAGCAAGACAATACCTTTACAGGAGGGAAGGTGTCGACAGGGGCGGCTATCGACCGATGGTGCTCCCTGTCGCCCTTGCTTCCGGAAACCAAGTGGAAGCTTTATCATTCACAGTCAGGGAAAAACAGCCGGAGAGTGCGCCCCCTTTCCATTATGCAAAAGAAATCCACAGGGGTGCCGGGCGGTATTTATCACGTTCGTATGTGGATGAAATAGAAAAGAGATTTGCAGAAGAAGTTTGCGGTGAAGAGTTCCGTAATTATTTGCTGAAAAGGAGCTGA
- a CDS encoding P1 family peptidase: protein MKEIDIRNVSDFFIGQTEDNTGTTGCTVILSKEGAVAGVDVRGGAPGTRETDLMRSENMVQKVHGLFLAGGSAYGLSAGSGVMQWLEEHHIGFETGPVKVPIVPGAILYDIDPSRPAVRPDAAMGYEAARIAWENPPFSNGRYGAGTGATVGKLFGRENSMKGGIGSYAFQSGKVKVGAVIAVNCFGDVVDPGTGRVVAGLHKNGEFLRTETHLMNNVSTVPVTDSFQGNTTIGVLLTNASLHKSEANKLASISHNGLARTIRPSHTYVDGDTLFTMHGDEVACDVNGLGAMAAFAVEKAVLRAFEH, encoded by the coding sequence ATGAAAGAAATAGATATCAGGAACGTATCCGATTTTTTTATAGGACAGACGGAAGATAACACCGGTACAACAGGGTGCACCGTCATCCTGAGTAAAGAAGGGGCGGTCGCTGGGGTTGACGTCCGTGGTGGTGCTCCTGGAACGAGGGAGACGGATCTAATGCGATCGGAAAATATGGTTCAAAAGGTACATGGGCTTTTTCTTGCTGGAGGAAGCGCATATGGTCTTTCTGCAGGAAGCGGAGTCATGCAGTGGCTGGAAGAACACCATATTGGGTTTGAGACAGGCCCGGTGAAGGTCCCCATTGTCCCGGGGGCTATTTTATATGATATTGATCCGTCCCGACCTGCTGTCCGTCCCGATGCAGCCATGGGCTATGAAGCGGCACGGATAGCGTGGGAGAACCCTCCCTTCAGCAATGGAAGATACGGTGCCGGTACTGGAGCGACAGTCGGAAAGCTCTTTGGGAGAGAGAACAGCATGAAGGGCGGCATCGGAAGTTATGCTTTCCAATCTGGAAAGGTGAAAGTAGGAGCGGTAATCGCAGTAAACTGTTTTGGTGATGTGGTTGACCCAGGCACGGGAAGAGTAGTTGCCGGTCTGCATAAAAATGGAGAATTTCTGCGGACGGAAACACATTTGATGAATAACGTCTCCACGGTACCAGTCACTGATTCCTTCCAAGGGAATACGACGATCGGCGTTCTTCTGACTAATGCTTCGTTACATAAGTCGGAAGCTAATAAACTTGCATCCATCTCCCATAATGGGTTGGCTAGAACCATCCGTCCTTCTCATACCTATGTAGATGGGGATACGCTTTTTACCATGCACGGGGATGAAGTAGCATGTGATGTTAACGGACTCGGGGCGATGGCTGCGTTCGCTGTTGAGAAAGCTGTGCTTCGGGCATTTGAACACTAA
- a CDS encoding acylphosphatase codes for MKRKRLTIHGRVQGVGFRAAAKQKADYLGICGWVKNQPDGTVLMEAEGEEAVLNTFVDEISKGPTPFSSIRHIDQEDREDSKQHNKFKVIH; via the coding sequence ATGAAACGAAAGAGGCTGACGATCCACGGGAGAGTCCAGGGCGTTGGATTCCGGGCAGCAGCAAAGCAGAAGGCTGATTACCTCGGCATATGCGGGTGGGTGAAAAACCAGCCGGACGGGACCGTCTTAATGGAAGCAGAAGGAGAAGAAGCGGTACTTAACACTTTTGTCGATGAGATTTCCAAAGGTCCGACGCCCTTCAGCTCCATCCGTCATATCGACCAGGAAGACCGGGAGGATTCTAAGCAGCATAACAAATTTAAAGTCATTCATTAA
- a CDS encoding SDR family oxidoreductase translates to MTNLQKKSVIITGASSGIGKAIAHELASNGANVVLAARRSERLKKLADAIESEHGVEAKVVETDVTKREDVENLVQTTKDTFGSVDILINNAGVMLLSFLKNDHVDEWEQMVDVNIKGVLFGIHAALPTMIEQNTGHIINVSSVAGHEVFPSSTVYSATKYAVKALSMGMEKELSKTGVRVTNISPGAVETELTDHITDGDVIEMFKERSMKPLEADDIAKAVGYAVSQPASVNVNEIIVRPMNQK, encoded by the coding sequence TTGACGAATCTACAAAAAAAATCAGTTATCATAACCGGAGCGAGCAGTGGTATTGGAAAGGCGATCGCTCATGAACTCGCATCGAACGGGGCAAACGTTGTTCTTGCTGCCCGAAGATCTGAGCGTCTGAAAAAACTGGCCGATGCTATCGAATCGGAGCATGGAGTTGAGGCGAAGGTTGTAGAAACGGATGTGACGAAGCGGGAAGATGTTGAAAATCTTGTTCAAACGACAAAGGATACATTCGGTAGTGTAGATATCCTGATAAATAATGCTGGTGTCATGCTGTTGTCTTTTCTCAAGAATGATCACGTGGACGAGTGGGAACAAATGGTGGATGTAAACATCAAAGGTGTACTGTTCGGAATCCATGCAGCCTTACCGACAATGATCGAACAGAATACTGGACACATTATCAATGTTTCTTCGGTCGCAGGTCATGAAGTTTTCCCGTCGAGTACTGTGTATAGTGCAACAAAATATGCAGTAAAGGCACTTTCTATGGGGATGGAGAAGGAATTGTCGAAGACGGGTGTCCGTGTCACGAATATTTCCCCTGGAGCGGTGGAAACGGAATTGACGGATCACATTACAGACGGGGATGTGATTGAGATGTTTAAGGAGCGCAGCATGAAGCCGCTGGAAGCGGATGATATTGCCAAAGCTGTAGGATATGCGGTAAGTCAACCTGCTTCGGTCAACGTCAATGAAATTATTGTTCGCCCGATGAACCAGAAATAA
- a CDS encoding indolepyruvate ferredoxin oxidoreductase subunit alpha: MAFVITSPCKDEKAGECMDVCPVDCIEEGKDMFYIDPAICIDCGACEAVCPVEAIYIEDEVPEEETPYIEINRKFFEEQ, from the coding sequence ATGGCATTTGTAATTACATCCCCATGTAAAGATGAAAAAGCGGGAGAATGCATGGATGTGTGCCCAGTTGATTGTATCGAGGAAGGGAAAGATATGTTCTATATCGATCCTGCGATTTGCATAGATTGTGGTGCATGTGAAGCCGTTTGTCCGGTAGAAGCAATCTACATTGAAGACGAGGTACCGGAAGAAGAAACCCCATACATCGAAATTAACCGCAAGTTCTTTGAAGAACAGTAA
- a CDS encoding histidine phosphatase family protein, with protein sequence MDKLIVVRHSETEGQHEDSPLTKQGIRQAQTLAYFLDRAGHEVDRIISSPFLRAVETIKPYARKKGLEVETDERLEERVLSHEPLNDWEEVLHDTFQDPELKLSGGESSKEAKKRVLSLIEELEQEDCGNVLLVTHGNLLALLLQKYKREIGFYEWKRLTRPDVFLVQKFGGEYTVERIWED encoded by the coding sequence ATGGATAAATTGATAGTCGTTCGCCATAGTGAGACAGAAGGACAGCATGAAGATTCGCCGTTGACGAAACAGGGCATCAGGCAGGCACAAACACTTGCTTATTTCCTTGACCGCGCCGGTCATGAAGTGGACCGAATCATCTCCAGTCCTTTTTTACGGGCCGTTGAAACAATTAAACCCTATGCCAGAAAGAAAGGGCTAGAGGTGGAAACCGACGAACGGTTGGAAGAACGAGTATTAAGCCATGAACCACTCAATGACTGGGAAGAAGTTCTGCATGATACCTTCCAGGATCCTGAACTTAAGCTTTCCGGAGGAGAATCCTCGAAAGAAGCGAAGAAACGAGTCCTCTCCCTCATCGAAGAATTGGAGCAAGAGGATTGTGGGAACGTTCTCCTTGTGACACACGGGAATCTGCTCGCTTTACTTCTTCAAAAGTATAAACGCGAAATTGGATTCTATGAATGGAAGCGGCTGACGCGCCCGGATGTATTCCTCGTTCAGAAGTTTGGAGGGGAATATACCGTCGAGCGGATATGGGAGGACTGA
- a CDS encoding DUF6501 family protein — protein sequence MIHKTWEQNETTKQVECIHNDAKKFVVHNVLTPGKVYDVKNESEEFYFVIDNSGRMGGFYKEYFKEV from the coding sequence ATGATTCATAAGACATGGGAACAAAACGAAACAACAAAACAGGTGGAGTGTATTCACAACGACGCCAAGAAATTTGTCGTCCACAATGTATTAACACCTGGAAAAGTATATGATGTCAAAAATGAGAGCGAAGAATTTTATTTTGTCATCGATAATTCCGGCCGCATGGGCGGATTTTATAAAGAATACTTTAAGGAAGTATAA
- a CDS encoding alpha/beta hydrolase, with protein MNRKHIYKEGANPSGNVLLLLHGTGGTEQDLLPLAEMIDSEAAVLSVRGTVTENGMPRFFKRLQEGVFDIEDLVARTEELNQFLDEAADHYGFDRKEVIAVGYSNGANIAGSLLFHYEKALKGAILFHPMVPRREIQLPEHPGLPVFIGAGENDPICPAKETKDLKKLLEEAGAEVEEHWEQMGHQLTANEVKAASEWYKRTF; from the coding sequence ATGAACAGAAAACATATTTATAAAGAAGGGGCCAACCCATCGGGTAACGTTTTGCTATTGTTGCACGGAACCGGTGGTACAGAACAGGATCTCCTTCCGTTAGCTGAGATGATTGATTCGGAAGCAGCGGTTCTTTCTGTCCGTGGAACCGTCACAGAAAACGGAATGCCTCGCTTCTTTAAACGACTTCAAGAAGGTGTGTTTGATATAGAGGATTTGGTCGCTAGAACAGAAGAGCTGAATCAATTCCTCGATGAAGCAGCAGATCATTATGGTTTCGATCGTAAAGAGGTTATTGCCGTCGGTTATTCCAACGGTGCGAATATAGCGGGAAGTCTTCTGTTCCACTATGAAAAAGCATTGAAAGGAGCCATCCTCTTCCATCCAATGGTACCAAGAAGAGAAATCCAACTTCCTGAACACCCCGGCCTTCCGGTATTTATCGGGGCAGGGGAAAATGATCCGATCTGCCCCGCCAAGGAAACAAAAGATTTGAAAAAACTGTTGGAGGAAGCAGGAGCGGAAGTTGAGGAGCATTGGGAGCAGATGGGACATCAATTGACGGCTAATGAAGTGAAGGCTGCTTCGGAATGGTATAAGCGGACATTTTAA
- a CDS encoding AbrB family transcriptional regulator has protein sequence MRYPSLSTYAIALLGGCMFQLLHIPIPFILGPVTAIVFAKSLFHMESSTFPLARDIAFVLLGIQIGHTFTSDTFTSIFPYMLPYALLSFLMIGICLVIGLGISKRTGMDKTTSMVGSSPGGLSAMIAISESLQGNSGLVTIFHTLRLMSVLFIIPFFVTHMWGGENSAAVDYSLSVDGPLWTVLFYILVFFIGMKGKHKIPAGLVVLPMIVIGAIQTSGLFLYSLPSSLFSASQLMVGTYLGHTIMPREIVRAGKSCFYFLSLSIFIIAVGILFAFLFSFWTGVDIVTSVLALAPGGLVEMSITAGQTGGDPAVVSSLQTIRLLTIVLVLPLLFKRMERHIRM, from the coding sequence ATGAGGTATCCTTCACTCTCCACCTATGCCATTGCTCTTTTAGGCGGTTGTATGTTCCAGCTGCTCCACATTCCAATTCCGTTCATTCTCGGTCCTGTGACGGCCATTGTGTTTGCTAAATCCCTTTTCCATATGGAAAGCAGTACGTTTCCATTAGCAAGAGATATTGCCTTTGTCCTGTTGGGAATTCAAATCGGCCATACGTTTACTTCCGATACGTTCACGAGTATTTTCCCATATATGCTTCCATATGCGCTGCTTTCTTTTCTAATGATAGGAATCTGCCTCGTCATCGGGTTGGGGATATCGAAACGGACGGGAATGGATAAAACGACGAGTATGGTCGGAAGTTCTCCCGGTGGTTTATCTGCAATGATCGCTATCAGTGAATCGCTGCAAGGGAACAGCGGGCTTGTCACCATCTTTCATACGCTGCGTCTCATGAGTGTTTTATTCATTATACCTTTTTTTGTCACCCATATGTGGGGGGGAGAAAATTCCGCCGCGGTTGATTATTCCCTTTCCGTCGACGGGCCTTTGTGGACGGTTCTCTTTTACATTCTCGTATTCTTCATCGGCATGAAGGGAAAGCATAAGATACCCGCAGGGCTCGTCGTCCTGCCTATGATTGTTATTGGGGCCATTCAGACTTCCGGGCTCTTCCTGTATTCGCTCCCGTCCTCTTTATTTTCAGCTTCTCAGCTGATGGTAGGGACGTACCTCGGCCATACGATCATGCCTAGGGAGATTGTCCGTGCAGGTAAGAGCTGCTTCTACTTTCTATCTCTTTCTATTTTCATAATCGCTGTAGGGATCCTGTTTGCCTTTTTGTTTTCATTCTGGACAGGTGTCGATATTGTCACGTCCGTCCTTGCTCTGGCGCCTGGAGGATTAGTGGAAATGTCTATTACCGCCGGCCAGACGGGAGGAGATCCTGCCGTCGTAAGCTCGCTTCAAACCATTCGGTTATTGACTATTGTACTCGTTCTGCCGCTTTTATTTAAACGGATGGAAAGGCATATACGTATGTAG